The Taeniopygia guttata chromosome 35, bTaeGut7.mat, whole genome shotgun sequence region cccaaacccttcccagctcaccaacaccatccatcccctgttctccaaatcccttctccacttcccttattgcccccctgggtgcccatgtccttaattacctctgggggaatgtgcaaactacctcaacattctcccaagggacccttcagagacattttgggatcatcatccctttggccaggagccctccctggctttcccttttctcccctctatGGGTGCCTTGCCATGTTCACTCCCTGAAGATCCCAAGGCAgtcactgatgagattttcagtgctctctccctgctgactcttcacagacccccctgatgtgtcacccgtctgtctcctggtcactcccgggtccccaatcaatccccggtgccgccgccagccaagggagccgatcacccaaagtgggtgaggcaccttcagctgcactctcTGCCCGCTCCCAGGGGGTGGAAGGAATTCGGGATGAGCCCCAGGGTGTGtggaaaaattgacatcaccagaggtttttatccacaaagcagacagaggagtcctgtaaaagtaaTTTCACACCAAAAATAAGAGAGGCCATGGTATATTCCtcatgggatctctccaatttattgggctaaatgttggtgctttgtttctttgtgaGAGCTGAATCTTTATAATTTAAAGGGAGTTTTTGCTGAATCGTgatgtttggggattttttgggctCAGTCTTAgagttttggaggttcttacagatTCATGACGCCTAGTGACTTCTTGAGATGAAGTGGGGCAAGAAGGATCTCCCAGTGCAACGTGCTCTGTTCTTCTTTtgttccccaaaccaggatttttcactCCCAGGGTGTGGccagatggaggaggaggaaaagccctggagatcccgCACAAGGAGTGgcagcaaacccagcccagggagctgcagggaggaaagagcccccctgagccaggaaggcgggcggagatccagccggagcttggagctggtggagaagtctcatggcagggagaagccccacaagtgcttggaatgtgggaagggtttcaggCGGAGCTTGGATCTGATccagcaccaggtgatccacactggggaacggccctacgagtgtggggagtgtgggaagagttTCCGCTGGAGTTCCAGCCTGAGACTTCACCAGAGGttccacaccggggagaggccctttgagtgtggggagtgtgggaggAGCTTCAGCCAGAACTCCATCCTGATCCAacaccagaggatccacactggggaaaagCCCTTtgagtgtggggaatgtgggaagagcttcagccagagggGCCACCTGACGCAGCACCAGGTAATCCACACTGGGGACCGGCCTTATGAGTGTGGGAAATGTGGGATGAGCTTCAGCCAGAAGGGCCACCTGATGCAacaccagaggatccacactgggggaaagccctatgagtgtggggaatgtgggaagagcttcaggcagagctcTGGCCTCAGGAGACATGAGAGAATCCACACTGGAGAAaagccctacgagtgtggggtgtgtgggaagagcttcagtaTGCAGTTCCAGCTGACGGTACATgagaggatccacactggggaaaaacCATACAAGTGTGGAGAATGTGGGAAGAGTTTCAGAGAAAGCTCAGCCCTGATccagcaccaggtgatccacactggggaacggccctacacctgcttggaatgtgggaagagctaTGGGTGGCACTCCGACCTGAGAaaacaccagcgcatccacaccggggagaagccctacgagtgttctgagtgtgggaagaggtttcagatcAGCTCCAGTCTCCTCGTCCATCAGCGGAGTCACAcagatgagaggcccttccgctgccccgactgtgggaagggtttcaagCTAAACTCacacctcaccgtgcaccggcgcatccacaccggggagaggccctacaagtgtggggagtgtgggaagagcttctccacGAGCTCCAccttgaccaaacaccaacggaggcGCCACTAAGGGGGGAAACCCTGTGAGTTCCCCAAGGGTGGGAAGAGCTcctcccagctccattccctaTGGGAGGATCCACGTTGGATGATCTCCGATGACCCTCATTGGGCAGAGAACTCGTGATCTATGGGCCTGGTCATCTGGGTTGGGAAGACACTTGGCTGGGAGGCTCCACATTTTCCTCGTGCCCTGTAAGCACCTAGATAAACCCAGTGGCAGGAACATCCATTGGGGCACAGACCAACAATGGGAATTCCTTGGGGAGAGCAGATTTATTCACTTTCAGCTCCATAAAATCTTTTGCCTTCAATCCTATCTTCTGCTGGCATCAAGGAATACTGAATGGTCTTGGAGGTATGTCCTgggttgactgtatgatgcttgtatccccggctgtctgttctgtttatggtgaataataagttttgcacctttaagacttgttccaagagcaaaggagggagagaagggcagagtttgttttcagaaactgcactcactcctccacattTCTGCTTCTGAGCTGGGTTGTCTGCAGATGGACAGACAgcgggacagagctctcctttgctgttaattagttttagctagctgtGGCAGTGAAGTTCCTTggactgtgggtttttttcccttttctttggacctgtttaaacctgctctggcctgaacacccagaagagcacgggcagctcacacctgtggctcAGTGGGCCAGGCCTGGACTgtggcatttccagcactggagggactgataagagactgagtgagctgAGCTACAACCCACGGAGgaactttctgagtttgtctctcttttAGAGCAgcaagaggttttattgtttaatgtTGTTTaggttttattctttaaaaaacagttttttccactttcctccaagGAGgtatttttcccaaaccagttGGGGGAGGGCTGATAtaatctgctttctagaggaATCCCTTTGGGGGTTCTCTCCCAAATTTGCTCTGAACCAGgacaaggtcttttccagcttcAGGGATTCCACAATTTTGATTTCCTATTGCCCAAGGGTGTCTTTTGCAGCCAGATGGtggaaaaactggggaaaagaCCAAGATTTTGGAGACAGTGGGGTAGAAACTCCACCAAAAAAGGTTCTTCCCTCCCACCCAAGCACACAGATCTTCAGCTGGTATGGACAcggaaataattttcttttggccttgattttgttttcatttctcttaATCCGTTTAAAATATCCAATACTGAGGTAAAAATAGACATTGAACTAAGAAGTGGATGTGGTCGTGGTAGGACACAGACATAGAGAGTGACatgttgtcatggtttgacacggaacAGAATTTTCTCTGGctgggtggggaaggggagccatgcggcctgactgaggtaaggccgaagggtggagggactggaaccggcCGGCTccctgcggatggaagggtggatGAAATCTGGGATGTTTGCGTTCTCCCCCCAGAGTCTCCCTGGAGATAGAGAGCTTGAAGACACCTGGAAATTCTCcggctgcagagaagaagtaTGGGGGAGCAGCATGGGCACTGGAGTCTGGGCCAAGAGCCATCCAGGGAGTCGGGGCTTTTTACCCTTTCTTGGGAAATGAgggctttgtgaaatattactcctccttggtttgaaagagaagaagagagacagcctgggacctgagatgtcAGGAAAAGAAGGCTGGGGGGGAAGATggtggagtggcttttggctggactttttcttgttagccatagactgaaccaattccTCCTCCAAGAGGGAGAGACTGCACTTTAGGGGAGATGCACGGTGAGCCAAGAGgcctgcttcagcagctgacaAAAGAGGAGtggaatgaacagagaaaagttaaggagggTTGTGGTGATgtcccctgtcttcagagaaaaagagatctctgttcttggaccctcagccccagggggaaATGGCAAGGGGACTGcagtcccaaaaatgaaaagctgaactgttgttttttttccattggcaaagcatccttgaaaagaaaatcctatgagcagtctgtccatgcacggtggtgagagcactgtgacatggaaaggagagtgttacactggcagattttctctgggcagtgccatgtttgacatggaaacacaagaggtggcaattgtgtttcttgggggggtctgtggcacaggagagactcctctctcccttgatgcactgagtattgattatctgaagggTGCTAACCTGATTgggggtccaagttgtgtctcactaTGGTTTGTAGGAATTGGcgggggggaggaggaatgttttggaaggttttcattttatatttagtgtgtgtttttctttcttttttccttttatggtAGTAGCAGTTtaaaaagtttttcctttgttattaagcttggacctgctctgctctgttcctgatcgCATCTCACAGCATTCATTTGggaggttgcattttcatgggggcgctggcattgtgccagtgtcaaaccatgacacatggggacacatggacacacatGGACATGGAGGGGGACGGGGGCATttgtggggacatggggggacacaggCATGGATGGAGACATGGGGGACAATGACAGGGATGGAAACATGGTCGGGAGACAGCCATGGGTGAGGACATGGTGGGACATGGCCAGTGAcatgtggggacatggacatggcCGGTGCCATGGGGGGAACTTGGCAGGGGATGcgggggatgctgggtttgagggagttgagggttcctgggagggCTTTGGGCCTTGCTGGGGCCTTTGGGGAGCCCAGGCCGAGCGGCTCCGGCTGCGCTGGGAGACCCTGGCGGAGGTTCTGGGGCAGCTGCTCAAGGACTCCTGACCTGGAGCCCCAGCCGGGCATTGGGCTCCTGGAAGGGGATGAACATCCTTGTCCCCAGAAGGAAATCCCAGCACCACCAGGGTGTCGGGGGCAGCTGAGGGACCACAACGTGGAGGGGAAAGCCCGACAGAGGTGTCACagtaaagccagggaacctcagggaaacgggaaactggacaagacaaacgcacatccaatcaatatgattaatgcaacgttctccgtttattcaaaatcaggcggtagtttatataagcttctatatagtttacagaaacagagacactctgattggtaggctaacattgtttaccttttccttaaaacggcctgcactgtacaccataaaacctatactagttcaccccccgtggtccccacagtactttaagactattttctacctgcgccacaaccctgaatttctaactgcgtcagaggctttgagggccccaccaggcctcaatctgaggcctagcctggagtagctcaactttcacaattcatgccctctttctctcaaaaatgctgtaacaattccctctttttcttttgagctactcaggctggagtgaaggctcagtgaactaatttttgcacacactgtctttgacccagccagaaaaacctgaagaattgagccagttatcaaatgaagtgtccatttggagaacactgcgtttggctcgttgagtcttctgaggcaattcgagaacctgatgtatggtgggagcaaaaagcatcaacctaccgatataacatgggcctcccctagcattttgagggactgctgaccaggctcggtccccacaaatgaggaaggttcctgggggcagtttttcctgcactacctcttggagtcgaattgttacaatattctaaatagttgtaatacaatggtgatctgggagacaatcaagtgttgtcatctgtcaattttccattttcttgagttggtttggtagcataagatccaaatatcaaacagtaatttcctgggacagaacccaaaagaccaaattcttgaaaactaccatcagtaaatttaaggttttgcacaaatgcaacagcttgcgctcccagagtgctatttaaacttatttgagctcaggtccaagtcttgaactctgccatgggacccaacgagactccaaaaattaaacaagtgcgaaataaaaacattgaggcccaccacattcttctcaggttcttgaataccctgtctaacatgaaagaaacaatcttaattctaaacataaactataacttctaataaactaacttctgataaatctaacttcacacttatgatatttcaacttatttttctgtttcatctatttttaaaattctgtttctgccttttcgtatcaatgcagcaagagcatctgtcctgtccatcacacgacttcttggttggatgggtaaaaacactcactcaagtagaatttctgttgatccccgttgggacctccctctttttcttttgccattgaaagacaatggcaagatgaacagaaaaatcacaggcattactaaaacttattaaaaacttagcaaaaaaaaattctataacatcattaaaaacacacttataaagaaaaaactcaaagcccacgatcttctgtgggtgaaacacaaatctttgcacaatccacttttgctgtgcatcctctgatccacttgtggagagatcagtgccctcttgcaattgataagttccacattcttcactgaaatccattttgattctgcacctgttaaaacacaaacaaacccaacacccccacagggactgtagggtcctctctcaattctgttccctaaaacttgcatgaagaaatggaaatatcaacatctttgttataaacatgaaaaacattaagaataaaacaatgcacatagtaaagaaactaacaacaaataaaaatcaatcaaataatacacaatcaatattacatataaaatcacagttaccaagtgctacactatcaaattgtcatcccagagtctgcagcagctgaaaaaccttaaaacaacagagatttggataaaacatgtccggatcatgtctctccaaaacctcctttgaggctcagctgtcctgtatggtcaaattgtcaagccaaaaggacttgaatactttttgatgcagaaaacatctggatcaatcacaccatccacgtagagccagagcctggccagagctcgaactctaattggaggatatgtttaaagcaaaggtcttaaaaataacagttataagtgaaaaaccttattattaacaatttatcaaaacatcaaataattgagGTTAtctaaaatttccttcaagacaaaaattccctaaatacaacaaaccttttcttcaaaaatctgagaatttgaagtctgaaatcttgaaccagaacttggactataaatttctaaaagatgaactgcagctgcatagaaaattgaataaagaaaacacatgagtagttaaaaaatcaaacacacaggatcctgaaaaacacatcttacaatcaatcacctaaaaaaaaacccataaaacatatgaaaactgacggtaaatattaaaacaacatctcaataccttaacatcttaataataattcttatcacaaaaatcagacaacttacattatatgatcaacctattaacaagaaatgtttaaaatagtttaaaacaatcttgtcaagcatccatataacattagtaacaatcattactatttatcattacctacaaaaacttgacaattatcatttatcttattatctacaaaactcaaaaacagaaattgtgaactcaatgccaacattccatctgactgacttttctcaaatctttgctttcaaagacatttttagcaattaaataattattaacatttctatccttttttgttttacagtaattttcatccacattgtatttgaaataactttgatttgcataatgtccatccctcttggtttcttggaaaacactcagtattgctatactttttcattacgtcttttgtctcttgcaaggagttaaaaaaaaaaaaaaaaatgctgttgaaatttttgctgtagtgttgccatctcgccatcggtggcactgctgctctcgggGTTGTCgttaccgtggcaaccaggctgtgcagcgtctccgccgccattgctgggtgctgcggggagatgaggggggcggcgccgtctcgctcccgtccttgctgcgtcactgtggggacGGGCGAGGAGACGCTcctgatgcggccgcgccccgcctgctccgactccagcgcggccgagccTCGGGGAATGCCCATCTCCACCCTTGCGCTGTTGCTCGgcaacaaggagccttctgtctctcggccgaagtccgctccgccccggggccgcctcaggctcggtgctggccggccccgctctgcctggccccgctctgcctggccccgctctgcctggccccgctctgcctggccccgctccgCGGTCCGCCCGGGCGGCTGGCCGGTGCTCACTGccgcaccctgctgctctccgccacagtccgttgccttagttctgccaacccgTTCCGCAAGGGTtgaggaagggctttctgtaactttttcttgcctttgtatcttgcTTTGTGATCGCTTGTTTCTGCTACAATTGACATGCCGCGCCGGgttgctcgccgccgccgccgctgctgcgggggggcgaggggccagcaCCGCTTCTCTCCCATCTatgccctctatcactgcgtgccaaagcagctgccccagctcttgcgATTCGActttactaaaaatcagcgaaggtttttgcagcttgcctttgcttctcgcccaaaggaccaactgttctaaatcggcttctttaactttttcagctctctttgagagaatatgaaagagcagccgcactgaagcctgcagatccccatccatggtgaactttcaccctctctttctgttcGCGGCTTACCTCAGTCTCCGCGGGCTGcttcgctctcgcttttcttcggcaaggcggCAACCccgctccagcttcccggccccggccacgtccacacccgccgttcgggtcctttgtgaacgccgaggtcttcccactgctccaacggactctcgcaagcaaacaacaatgcgaagagtctttttcctcccgttgggaacggcccaattcggagtttggagacttctgctccgttccacctgatccccgttcacaaaaagtgaatttgggatcccggtcccgtcaccatgaggcgatttggacctgaattcctgtcgcgcgactcaaacctgactgcccgttactctaaaagtaatttggcagccttctcggagcctcctgagtccctgttcGGGCaccacttaaagccagggaacctcagggaaacgggaaactggacaagacaaacgcacatccaatcaatatgattaatgcaacgttctccgtttattcaaaatcaggcggtagtttatataagcttctatatagtttacagaaacagagacactctgattggtaggctaacattgtttaccttttccttaaaacggcctgcactgtacaccataaaacctatactagttcaccccccgtggtccccacagtactttaagactattttctacctgcgccacaaccctgaatttctaactgcgtcagaggctttgagggccccaccaggcctcaatctgaggcctagcctggagtagctcaactttcacaattcatgccctctttctctcaaaaatgctgtaacatcACAGTCCTAAGCTACATCCCGAAAGCCCCAAAACTCAGTGATTCCTCCCAGGATAAAGCAGCCAGGAGGGGTCTGGATTGAGAGAAAGGGGGGGTGTGACCCCCAGACTGAGCAGGAGGAtcctggaacccccaaaaccaagCACGGGGTACAGGAGTGGTGGGCCGGGGGGCAGTGGGAAAGGGGCAGAAGAGCAGGGGAAAAGGAAGCTGTGACCCCAGAAGATtgggggatggggcagggatcCCAACATTGCGATTGGAGGGGTCCCACACCTCCTCTTTCAAACCCCACATACTTCTCTCTGATCTTTCTCTGccctcctccatctcctcctccttctccatctATTCTCATGCCCACCCCCCTTCCAGCCCACCCTTGGAACTCACCCCTCCATTTTCCCAACGCTGTCATATCCCAAGGGAGGAGccgggatggagctggggcaggtcagGCTTGGGCAGCACTGGGCTCTGGGCCCGGCCTGGGCATCCCCATATGTcctctccccaaattcccttggTGGCTTTTGGGGATCCCAGCACCTTTTGGGGTTTGCTAGGTGTTGTGTTGGGGTTCAAGTGCCTCCCAAGGAGTCCTCAGAGTGGGGTGACATTGGGGAAACACATGTGGGTCCCCATTTCCAATCCATCCTGGGGCCAGCTCTGCCCTCTCTAATCACAGCCCCtcccaaatcccttcccagcGCCCCCAATAAATGGCACAGGGGCAAACTGGGAAGCTTTACCGgtgtgaaagacaatagcatagtttttgttcatcaggaaaagccccagggattgtgtaagtcgcaggaaacagtggggcaggagggcaggatgtaCTGCTATTAGTAGATAGTGGAATTGAGAGCTCTTTGAAGGCTGCGCtaccatatttggagaagttattgcagggttaacgctacctcggaggaagaagaataggagctttcctcaaacgaccatcggacagcagaaaaaagacccctagcaacacgccgcgcagatgcagagcacgtcgAGAGTGTCACAAAGTCCGGAACTGAAGGGGTATGagaactgaaagaccgggaggTGCGGTGCGAGCCGTTgtggggagcagaggctccccggccgcccagcgctgcatttgcctgtactgcttgcttgctaaattaataaaattctctttataaagtgacacaaattggtcccgtgtcataatttataacaatttggtgccgtgactcggataGACAAATAGCCTGGTTGTTCTGGGACCCTCGGGAGGTGCCCCGCCTTTTTTTGGCGGCCCGATTGTCCCAGACCTCCCGGTTTCTCTACCGACGAACCTAAATTAAGCTGCGGGCAAAGGAGAGCCGGTTAAAAGGAGAGCCGGTTACCCCTGTAAACTTTGTGCACGAAGATCCGAGCGAAGACGCAGGACGCGTGAGTATAGGCCGGTTTCCCGCtcggtttggggtggttttcccGGAGTGTTGTGTGTGAGAGGTCTCATAGAGACCAAGTGAGTGCGGACCCTCAGTAGTGCGGTTCCCAATACCCGAGAGGGCTTGGGCCACGAACCAGGGGAGCGTGTGTGTGAAAAATTGAGTGCACTCCggaagatgggacagaggaaaagcaagcctCTGGTGCCATGGGTGGGGGAACCCCTGCAAAGCTTCCCCAGATTCCTGAGGATAGTCCTCTAGGAGTAATGATAAATAATTGGCATGCCTTTCCCAgtaggggaaagggaaaagataaagcaaaaatgaTCCACTATTTTAAGGAGGTTTTGGAAAAGtttggacccaaatttggggggtttggacccaaatttgggggattttaatgAGGTTTTGGAGGTTTGGAGCCGAGTTTGGAGGGTTctgtcccaaatccaggagGTTCTGACCCAAATTCGGGGAGTTTTAAGGAGATTTTAGGGGGTTCTGACCCAAAACCAGGAGGTTCTGAGCTGAATCTGGGAGGTTctgacccaaatttgggggtttggaggcAGAATTTAAAGACTTGGACCGGAAATTTAGAGGTTTTGACATAAATCTGGGGgattctgacccaaatctggggggttgtgacccaaatctggggggtATGGACCCAAAATTAGGAagttctgacccaaatctggggggatttgacccggagtttgggggattttaaagaggaaaggagaatgataagggaaatggggatgagaACCTAGGATAATAAACATCAACAGGGACCATTAGCAGACACTAAAAGGCCCCTGCAAAATCCCCAATGGAATAACCAAGACCCGCAGCATAGGACCCATATGGACGACCTGCAGAACATAATCATACAGGGCATTAAGAGAGCCGTCCCTAGGGGACAGAATGTGCAAAAAGCCTTTAAGGTGCAGGACGAGAGGGGGAGGCAGTGAGACAGGAGAAGCATAAGATTACTGAACTTTTTGAGTATAAAGGGATTGAAAGTGTCTAAATCCAAATTACAATTTGTAGAAAAAGAGGTAAAGTACGTGGGCCACAGGTGGAGTAAGGGAACTAAGAAACTAGATCCGGATAGAGTTAAGGGGATCCTCTCAATCCCAGCCCTGAGGACTAAAAGGCAAGTAAGGCAATTATTGGGACTATTTAGGTTCTGCAGGCAGTGGATAGGAAATTTCAGTGGAAAGATAAAACTTTTatatgt contains the following coding sequences:
- the LOC100220872 gene encoding uncharacterized protein; its protein translation is MEEEEKPWRSRTRSGSKPSPGSCREERAPLSQEGGRRSSRSLELVEKSHGREKPHKCLECGKGFRRSLDLIQHQVIHTGERPYECGECGKSFRWSSSLRLHQRFHTGERPFECGECGRSFSQNSILIQHQRIHTGEKPFECGECGKSFSQRGHLTQHQVIHTGDRPYECGKCGMSFSQKGHLMQHQRIHTGGKPYECGECGKSFRQSSGLRRHERIHTGEKPYECGVCGKSFSMQFQLTVHERIHTGEKPYKCGECGKSFRESSALIQHQVIHTGERPYTCLECGKSYGWHSDLRKHQRIHTGEKPYECSECGKRFQISSSLLVHQRSHTDERPFRCPDCGKGFKLNSHLTVHRRIHTGERPYKCGECGKSFSTSSTLTKHQRRRH